A single region of the Streptomyces vilmorinianum genome encodes:
- the topA gene encoding type I DNA topoisomerase, which translates to MSPTSETAQGGRRLVIVESPAKAKTIKGYLGPGYVVEASVGHIRDLPSGAAEVPEKYTGEVRRLGVDVEHDFQPIYVVNADKKAQVRKLKEQLAGVDELFLATDEDREGEAIAWHLLEVLKPKVPVHRMVFHEITKDAIREAVANPRELNKRMVDAQETRRILDRLYGYEVSPVLWKKVMPKLSAGRVQSVATRLVVERERERIAFRSAEYWDLTGTFSTGRAGDSSDPSSLVARLASVDGRRVAQGRDFGADGRLKSEQVLHLDEANARALAAALAETSFAVRSVESKPYRRSPYAPFRTTTLQQEASRKLGFGAKATMQVAQKLYENGFITYMRTDSTTLSDTAVAAARAQVTQLYGADYLPEKPRVYAGKVKNAQEAHEAIRPSGDRFRTPAETGLTGDQFRLYELIWKRTVASQMKDATGNSVTVKIGGRSADGRDAEFSASGKTITFHGFMKAYVEGADDPNAELDDRERRLPQVAEGDALSAQEITADGHATKPPARYTEASLVKELEEREIGRPSTYASIIGTILDRGYVFKKGTALVPSFLSFAVVNLLEKHFGRLVDYGFTAKMEDDLDRIARGEAQAVPWLKRFYFGEGGPEGASGGAADAGNGDGDHLGGLKELVTDLGAIDAREISSFPVGEGIMLRVGRYGPYVERGEKEAEGHQRADVPDDLAPDELTVELAEELLAKPSGDFELGTDPATGHQIVAKDGRYGPYVTEILPEGTPKTGKNAVKPRTASLFKSMSLDTVTLEDALKLMSLPRVVGTDAEGVEITAQNGRYGPYLKKGTDSRSLTDEEQLFTITLEEALAIYAQPKQRGRAAAKPPLKELGVDPVSEKPVVVKDGRFGPYVTDGETNATLRTGDSVETITPERGFELLAEKRAKAPAKKAAKKAPAKKAAAKKATPAKKTAAKKTAAKKTTTAKTAAAKKTAAKKTAAAKPE; encoded by the coding sequence TTGTCCCCGACCAGCGAGACCGCACAGGGCGGCCGCCGACTCGTCATCGTCGAGTCGCCTGCCAAGGCGAAGACGATCAAGGGCTACCTCGGCCCCGGCTACGTCGTCGAGGCGAGCGTCGGGCACATCCGCGACCTCCCCAGCGGCGCCGCCGAGGTGCCGGAGAAGTACACCGGCGAGGTGCGCCGTCTCGGCGTCGACGTCGAGCACGACTTCCAGCCGATCTACGTCGTCAACGCTGACAAGAAGGCCCAGGTCAGGAAGCTCAAGGAGCAGCTGGCCGGGGTCGACGAGCTCTTCCTCGCCACCGATGAGGACCGCGAGGGCGAGGCCATCGCGTGGCACCTCCTCGAGGTCCTGAAGCCCAAGGTCCCGGTCCACCGGATGGTCTTCCACGAGATCACCAAGGACGCGATCCGCGAGGCCGTCGCCAACCCGCGCGAGCTGAACAAGCGCATGGTCGACGCCCAGGAGACCCGCCGTATCCTCGACCGCCTCTACGGCTACGAGGTCTCGCCGGTCCTGTGGAAGAAGGTCATGCCGAAGCTGTCGGCGGGCCGCGTCCAGTCCGTCGCCACCCGCCTCGTCGTCGAGCGGGAGCGCGAGCGCATCGCGTTCCGCTCCGCCGAGTACTGGGACCTGACCGGCACCTTCTCCACCGGCCGCGCCGGTGACTCCTCGGACCCGTCGTCCCTGGTGGCGCGCCTGGCGTCGGTCGACGGCCGGCGTGTCGCGCAGGGCCGTGACTTCGGCGCGGACGGCCGGCTCAAGTCCGAGCAGGTCCTCCACCTGGACGAGGCGAACGCCCGGGCGCTCGCCGCCGCGCTCGCCGAGACCTCGTTCGCGGTCCGGTCCGTCGAGTCGAAGCCGTACCGCCGCTCCCCGTACGCCCCCTTCCGTACGACGACCCTCCAGCAGGAGGCGAGCCGCAAGCTGGGCTTCGGGGCGAAGGCGACCATGCAGGTCGCGCAGAAGCTGTACGAGAACGGCTTCATCACGTACATGCGTACGGACTCCACGACCCTGTCCGACACCGCCGTCGCGGCGGCCCGGGCGCAGGTCACGCAGCTGTACGGCGCCGACTACCTGCCGGAGAAGCCGCGCGTCTACGCGGGCAAGGTCAAGAACGCGCAGGAGGCGCACGAGGCGATTCGCCCTTCGGGTGATCGTTTCCGCACCCCGGCGGAGACCGGCCTGACCGGCGACCAGTTCCGGCTCTACGAGCTGATCTGGAAGCGGACCGTCGCCTCCCAGATGAAGGACGCGACCGGAAACTCGGTCACCGTGAAGATCGGTGGCCGCTCCGCGGACGGCCGGGACGCCGAGTTCAGCGCGTCCGGCAAGACGATCACCTTCCACGGCTTCATGAAGGCGTACGTGGAGGGGGCCGACGACCCGAACGCCGAGCTGGACGACCGTGAGCGCCGGCTGCCGCAAGTCGCCGAGGGCGACGCGCTGTCCGCCCAGGAGATCACCGCCGACGGCCACGCGACCAAGCCCCCGGCCCGCTACACCGAGGCCTCGCTGGTCAAGGAGCTGGAAGAGCGCGAGATCGGCCGCCCGTCGACGTACGCGTCGATCATCGGCACGATCCTGGACCGCGGCTACGTCTTCAAGAAGGGGACGGCGCTCGTGCCGTCGTTCCTGAGCTTCGCCGTGGTCAACCTGCTGGAGAAGCACTTCGGCCGGCTCGTCGACTACGGCTTCACCGCCAAGATGGAGGACGACCTCGACCGCATCGCGCGGGGCGAGGCCCAGGCCGTGCCGTGGCTGAAGCGTTTCTACTTCGGCGAGGGCGGCCCGGAGGGTGCCTCGGGCGGCGCCGCCGACGCCGGGAACGGCGACGGCGACCACCTCGGCGGTCTGAAGGAGCTGGTCACCGACCTCGGCGCGATCGACGCCCGGGAGATCTCCTCCTTCCCGGTGGGCGAGGGCATCATGCTGCGCGTCGGGCGCTACGGCCCGTACGTCGAGCGCGGTGAGAAGGAGGCCGAGGGCCACCAGCGGGCGGACGTCCCCGACGACCTCGCGCCCGACGAGCTGACGGTCGAGCTCGCGGAGGAGCTGCTGGCCAAGCCGAGCGGCGACTTCGAGCTGGGCACCGACCCGGCCACCGGGCACCAGATCGTCGCCAAGGACGGCCGGTACGGCCCGTACGTCACCGAGATCCTGCCCGAGGGCACCCCGAAGACCGGCAAGAACGCGGTGAAGCCGCGGACGGCCTCGCTCTTCAAGTCGATGTCCCTCGACACGGTGACGCTGGAGGACGCGCTCAAGCTGATGTCCCTGCCGCGCGTGGTGGGCACGGACGCGGAGGGCGTCGAGATCACGGCGCAGAACGGCCGCTACGGCCCGTACCTGAAGAAGGGCACGGACTCGCGCTCCCTGACGGACGAGGAGCAGCTCTTCACGATCACGCTGGAGGAGGCGCTCGCGATCTACGCGCAGCCCAAGCAGCGGGGCCGGGCGGCCGCCAAGCCGCCGCTGAAGGAGCTGGGCGTCGACCCGGTCAGCGAGAAGCCGGTGGTCGTCAAGGACGGCCGCTTCGGTCCGTACGTGACGGACGGTGAGACCAACGCGACCCTGCGGACCGGGGACAGCGTGGAGACGATCACGCCGGAGCGCGGTTTCGAGCTGCTCGCCGAGAAGCGGGCCAAGGCGCCGGCGAAGAAGGCGGCCAAGAAGGCGCCCGCGAAGAAGGCGGCGGCCAAGAAGGCGACGCCGGCGAAGAAGACGGCGGCCAAGAAGACCGCCGCGAAGAAGACGACGACGGCCAAGACCGCCGCGGCGAAGAAGACCGCCGCCAAGAAGACGGCGGCGGCGAAGCCCGAGTAA
- the tmk gene encoding dTMP kinase — protein MTRAEQPDSDVALVADSRERAVRALLRHQPLRRLWSAQFVGGTGDALALLVLLLLGFQAAVIGGALGGGVRGAAFAVAAVIGARLLASVLFGAVLLGPLTTLTGPSGPLDRRWTMIGADGLRIALLVIAPLWIDWTPDKALGFLLGTAFVVGAAERLWTVAREGAAPALLPAPPLEGAAVRPLPDHLDALRRLSLRTGFLAVPTAAAVLLVATLVGNLLGTGIEWFSLHQAALGSYVAAGLFAASVSVLSAIELPGGQTPRPRSPLEGLRRPAAEKGRTGAVPLLVFACATVAGAVAAAAAVSVLHAYDLEGGPVTFALLVLALSGATGVGIRTAGSVLTVLSRRRLLALAIALTGVALLAMGLVPDTATVLFLAVLAGYAAGVAANTGHTLIDQETEEARRPRVTAHLQAVARVAMAVGALAAPLLAAAIGPHRLASGSFVFAHGGAAFTLMLVGALLLPVAALVLAKTDDRAGVPLRRDLRDALRGADPVQAPAPTGFFIALEGGDGAGKSTQAEALAEWIRAKGHEVVVTREPGATPIGKRLRSILLDVSSAGLSHRAEALLYAADRAEHVDSLVKPALERGAVVITDRYIDSSVAYQGAGRDLSPTEIARINRWATGGLVPHLTVLLDVSPETARERFTEAPDRLESEPPEFHARVRAGFLALAAGDPGRYLVVDAGQEPEAVTTVVRHRLDRMLPLSEAEVKAQEEARKKAEEDARRRAEEEAARKAEEERLERERQEQLARLRAEEEERKRQEEEEARRREAERQAEEARRRAEEARLAAEEERKRRAAEEKARLEEEERRHKQAEEEARLRAEAEERRLEKQRKAEEALLRAEEARRLAEAAAAKAAEEAARKAAAEAAEKAAAEKVAADKAAAEKAAAARAAEAAKAAEAAKAAKAAEAARAAEMSANEITIATPLVKPEAMPDDVTQTVPTVSANEVTVPTPIVKPEAVRPEEETTVLPPVRDADETAVLPPVRDADPVDRVPRGIFRDEQPAGADDRTRELPQVDEQGRPKRRSDWAEETPLDDLPTLADELLGPHDDEDDGRRRRR, from the coding sequence ATGACGCGAGCAGAGCAGCCAGACTCCGACGTCGCGCTTGTCGCAGACTCCCGGGAGCGTGCCGTACGGGCGTTGTTGCGCCATCAACCGCTGCGACGGCTGTGGAGCGCGCAGTTCGTCGGCGGGACCGGGGACGCCCTCGCCCTGCTGGTCCTGCTGCTCCTCGGATTCCAGGCCGCCGTGATCGGGGGAGCCCTCGGAGGCGGAGTCCGCGGAGCCGCGTTCGCCGTCGCCGCCGTGATCGGCGCCCGGCTGCTGGCCTCGGTGCTGTTCGGGGCCGTCCTCCTCGGACCGCTCACCACGCTGACCGGTCCGAGCGGCCCGCTCGACCGGCGCTGGACCATGATCGGGGCCGACGGGCTGCGGATCGCGCTCCTCGTGATCGCGCCCCTGTGGATCGACTGGACCCCGGACAAGGCCCTGGGCTTCCTCCTCGGCACCGCCTTCGTCGTCGGCGCCGCCGAGCGGCTGTGGACCGTCGCCCGCGAGGGCGCGGCCCCCGCGCTGCTGCCCGCGCCGCCGCTGGAGGGCGCCGCCGTGCGGCCCCTGCCCGACCACCTCGACGCGCTGCGCCGGCTCTCGCTGCGGACCGGATTCCTCGCGGTTCCGACCGCGGCCGCCGTGCTGCTCGTCGCCACGCTCGTCGGCAACCTGCTCGGCACGGGCATCGAGTGGTTCTCGCTGCACCAGGCCGCCCTCGGCTCGTACGTCGCCGCCGGCCTGTTCGCCGCCTCCGTCTCCGTCCTGTCCGCCATCGAGCTGCCCGGCGGACAGACCCCGCGGCCGCGCTCGCCCCTGGAGGGCCTGCGCCGCCCCGCGGCCGAGAAGGGGCGCACCGGAGCGGTCCCGCTCCTCGTGTTCGCCTGCGCCACCGTCGCCGGAGCCGTCGCGGCCGCCGCGGCGGTCTCCGTCCTGCACGCGTACGACCTCGAGGGCGGCCCGGTCACCTTCGCGCTGCTGGTCCTCGCGCTGAGCGGAGCCACCGGCGTCGGCATCCGGACGGCCGGCTCCGTACTCACCGTGCTCTCCCGCCGCCGGCTCCTCGCCCTCGCGATCGCCCTCACCGGCGTCGCGCTGCTCGCGATGGGCCTCGTGCCGGACACAGCCACGGTCCTGTTCCTCGCCGTACTCGCCGGGTACGCCGCCGGTGTCGCCGCCAACACCGGCCACACCCTCATCGACCAGGAGACCGAGGAGGCCCGGCGTCCCCGGGTCACCGCACACCTCCAGGCCGTCGCCCGGGTCGCCATGGCGGTCGGCGCGCTCGCCGCGCCGCTGCTCGCCGCCGCCATCGGTCCGCACCGCCTGGCCTCCGGCAGCTTCGTCTTCGCACACGGCGGCGCCGCCTTCACGCTGATGCTGGTCGGCGCGCTGCTGCTGCCCGTCGCCGCGCTCGTCCTCGCCAAGACCGACGACCGGGCCGGCGTGCCGCTGCGCCGCGATCTGCGCGACGCGCTGCGCGGCGCCGACCCCGTCCAGGCACCCGCCCCGACCGGCTTCTTCATCGCCCTGGAGGGCGGCGACGGCGCCGGCAAGTCCACCCAGGCCGAGGCGCTCGCCGAGTGGATCCGCGCCAAGGGGCACGAGGTCGTCGTCACCCGCGAGCCGGGGGCGACCCCGATCGGCAAGCGGCTGCGCTCGATCCTGCTCGACGTGTCCTCGGCCGGGCTCTCCCACCGCGCCGAGGCGCTGCTGTACGCCGCCGACCGCGCCGAGCACGTCGACTCGCTGGTCAAGCCCGCCCTGGAACGGGGCGCGGTGGTGATCACGGACCGGTACATCGACTCCTCCGTGGCCTACCAGGGCGCCGGGCGCGACCTGTCGCCGACCGAGATCGCCCGCATCAACCGCTGGGCGACCGGCGGGCTCGTCCCGCACCTGACCGTGCTGCTCGACGTCTCGCCGGAGACCGCGCGGGAGCGGTTCACCGAGGCCCCGGACCGTCTCGAGTCCGAGCCGCCGGAGTTCCACGCGCGCGTGCGGGCCGGTTTCCTCGCCCTGGCCGCCGGTGACCCAGGCCGCTACCTGGTCGTCGACGCCGGCCAGGAGCCGGAGGCCGTCACCACCGTCGTACGCCACCGGCTCGACCGGATGCTGCCGCTGTCCGAGGCCGAGGTGAAGGCCCAGGAGGAGGCGCGGAAGAAGGCCGAGGAGGACGCCCGGCGCCGGGCGGAGGAAGAGGCCGCCCGCAAGGCCGAGGAGGAGCGGCTGGAGCGCGAGCGCCAGGAGCAGCTCGCCCGGCTCCGTGCCGAGGAGGAGGAGCGCAAGCGCCAGGAGGAGGAAGAGGCGCGGCGCCGCGAGGCCGAACGGCAGGCTGAGGAGGCCCGTCGGCGGGCCGAGGAGGCCCGGCTGGCCGCCGAGGAGGAGCGCAAGCGCCGCGCGGCCGAGGAGAAGGCCCGCCTCGAGGAGGAGGAGCGGCGCCACAAGCAGGCCGAGGAAGAGGCCCGGCTGCGCGCGGAGGCGGAGGAGCGCCGCCTCGAGAAGCAGCGCAAGGCCGAGGAGGCCCTGCTGAGGGCGGAGGAGGCCCGGCGCCTGGCCGAGGCCGCCGCGGCGAAGGCCGCCGAGGAGGCGGCGCGGAAGGCGGCGGCGGAAGCGGCGGAGAAGGCGGCCGCGGAGAAGGTGGCGGCGGACAAGGCGGCGGCCGAGAAGGCTGCCGCGGCGAGGGCTGCCGAGGCCGCGAAGGCGGCGGAGGCCGCGAAGGCCGCGAAGGCCGCGGAGGCTGCCAGGGCCGCGGAGATGTCGGCGAACGAGATCACGATCGCGACGCCCCTGGTGAAGCCGGAGGCCATGCCCGACGACGTGACGCAGACCGTGCCGACCGTGTCGGCGAACGAGGTCACCGTCCCCACTCCGATCGTCAAGCCGGAGGCCGTCCGGCCCGAGGAGGAGACGACCGTCCTGCCGCCGGTGCGTGACGCGGACGAGACGGCGGTGCTGCCGCCCGTACGGGATGCCGATCCGGTCGACCGGGTGCCGCGGGGCATCTTCCGCGACGAGCAGCCCGCGGGCGCCGACGACCGGACCCGCGAGCTGCCCCAGGTCGACGAGCAGGGCCGCCCGAAGCGCCGCTCCGACTGGGCGGAGGAGACCCCGCTCGACGACCTCCCCACCCTCGCGGACGAGCTGCTCGGCCCGCACGACGACGAGGACGACGGGCGCCGCCGCCGCCGGTGA
- a CDS encoding DNA polymerase III subunit delta': MAVWDDLVGQARVEEQLAAAARDADALVTDHAAGRPDPEGSKMTHAWLFTGPPGSGRATAARAFAAALQCVSPDRALGGAPGCGFCDGCHTALVGTHADVEVVRTDLLSIGVKETRELVRRAQLSPAGGRWQVIVLEDADRLTEGAGNVLLKAVEEPAPRTVWLLCAPSLEDVLPTIRSRCRHLTLRTPPVDAVADVLVRRDGIEPQVAAAAARATQGHIDRARRLATDERARARRDVVLKLPLRVGDIGGCLKAAQELIDAAGEDAKQVAEEIDTKETDELRAALGGGQGSRMPRGTAGAMKELEERQKRRKTRTQRDSLDLALTDLTGFYRDVLALQLRARTPIANEDVRDAVERIARDTAPERTLRRIEAVLACREALDRNVAPLLAVEAMTMALRD; this comes from the coding sequence ATGGCCGTATGGGACGACCTGGTCGGACAGGCCCGCGTCGAGGAGCAGCTCGCCGCCGCGGCGCGGGACGCCGACGCGCTCGTGACCGACCATGCCGCCGGCCGGCCGGACCCCGAGGGGTCCAAGATGACCCACGCCTGGCTGTTCACCGGCCCTCCGGGCTCCGGCCGGGCGACGGCGGCGCGGGCGTTCGCCGCCGCGCTGCAGTGCGTGAGCCCGGACCGGGCGCTGGGCGGGGCGCCGGGGTGCGGGTTCTGCGACGGCTGTCACACCGCGCTCGTCGGGACGCACGCCGATGTGGAGGTCGTCCGCACGGACCTGCTCTCCATCGGTGTGAAGGAGACCCGTGAGCTCGTACGGCGCGCCCAGCTGTCGCCCGCCGGCGGCCGCTGGCAGGTGATCGTCCTGGAGGACGCCGACCGGCTCACCGAGGGCGCGGGGAACGTCCTCCTGAAGGCGGTCGAGGAGCCCGCGCCGCGCACGGTGTGGCTGCTGTGCGCGCCGTCCCTGGAGGACGTGCTGCCCACCATCCGCTCCCGCTGCCGCCACCTGACGCTGCGCACGCCCCCGGTCGACGCCGTCGCCGACGTGCTCGTACGCCGGGACGGCATCGAGCCCCAGGTCGCCGCGGCGGCCGCCCGGGCCACCCAGGGCCACATCGACCGCGCCCGCCGGCTGGCCACCGACGAGCGGGCCCGGGCCCGCCGGGACGTCGTCCTCAAGCTGCCGCTGCGGGTCGGGGACATCGGCGGCTGCCTCAAGGCGGCCCAGGAGCTGATCGACGCGGCGGGCGAGGACGCCAAGCAGGTCGCCGAGGAGATCGACACCAAGGAGACCGACGAGCTCAGGGCCGCGCTCGGCGGGGGCCAGGGCTCGCGGATGCCGCGCGGCACGGCCGGCGCGATGAAGGAGCTCGAGGAGCGGCAGAAGCGCCGCAAGACGCGTACGCAGCGCGACAGCCTGGACCTCGCGCTCACCGACCTCACCGGGTTCTACCGCGATGTGCTGGCCCTGCAGCTGCGGGCGCGGACGCCGATCGCCAACGAGGACGTACGGGACGCCGTCGAGCGGATCGCCCGGGACACCGCCCCGGAGCGGACCCTGCGCCGGATAGAGGCGGTGCTCGCCTGCCGGGAAGCGCTGGACCGCAACGTCGCCCCGCTGCTCGCCGTGGAGGCGATGACCATGGCCCTACGAGACTGA
- a CDS encoding alpha/beta hydrolase, with protein MDSRRLLRTSATALAVAGLILSGCTGGSDAAAPAGPSSATSPSGAATAATPDPALRTYYGQKPAWRDCGVPRFQCATLRAPLDYAKPEAGEIKLAVSRVAATGPGKRLGSLLVNPGGPGGSAVGYLQGYAGIGYPAPVRAQYDMVAVDPRGVARSEPVDCLTGPQMDTYTQVDQTPDDAAETGALAASFMSFAAGCEKRSGAILPHVSTVDTARDMDIVRAVLGDEKLTYVGASYGTFLGATYAELFPARVGRLVLDGAMDPSLPAVDLNRDQTAGFETAFRAFAADCVTKPDCPLGTKSVAAASDNLKAFFRAVDADPVPTGESRALGESLATTGVIAAMYDEGAWPQLREALTRAIGGEGSGLLALADSYYEREPDGSYANLMFANAAVNCLDLPASFAGPADAAKAVPSFEKASPVFGEGLAWAALNCTYWPTPATGRPHRITADGAAPIVVVGTTRDPATPYKWAQSLADQLSSGSLLTYEGDGHTAYGRGSDCIDTAINTYLLDGTVPKDGKRCT; from the coding sequence ATGGACTCCAGGCGCTTGCTCCGTACGTCCGCCACGGCCCTCGCGGTCGCCGGGCTGATCCTCTCCGGCTGCACGGGCGGGAGCGACGCCGCCGCCCCTGCCGGGCCCTCCTCCGCGACGTCGCCGTCGGGGGCCGCGACGGCCGCGACGCCCGATCCCGCGCTGCGGACCTACTACGGGCAGAAGCCGGCCTGGCGCGACTGCGGCGTGCCGAGGTTCCAGTGCGCCACGCTCCGCGCCCCGCTCGACTACGCGAAGCCGGAGGCCGGGGAGATCAAGCTGGCCGTCTCCCGGGTCGCGGCCACCGGCCCGGGCAAGCGCCTCGGCTCGCTCCTGGTCAACCCCGGCGGCCCCGGCGGCTCCGCCGTCGGCTACCTCCAGGGGTACGCGGGCATCGGCTACCCCGCCCCCGTGCGCGCCCAGTACGACATGGTCGCCGTCGACCCGCGCGGGGTGGCCCGCAGCGAGCCCGTCGACTGTCTGACGGGCCCGCAGATGGACACGTACACCCAGGTCGACCAGACGCCCGACGACGCCGCCGAGACCGGCGCCCTCGCCGCCTCCTTCATGAGCTTCGCGGCCGGCTGCGAGAAGCGATCCGGCGCGATCCTTCCCCATGTCTCGACGGTGGACACGGCCCGGGACATGGACATCGTGCGGGCCGTGCTCGGCGACGAGAAGCTGACGTACGTCGGGGCCTCGTACGGCACCTTCCTCGGCGCGACCTACGCCGAGCTGTTCCCCGCCCGAGTCGGCCGGCTGGTCCTGGACGGGGCGATGGACCCCTCGCTGCCCGCGGTCGACCTCAACCGTGACCAGACCGCCGGCTTCGAGACCGCCTTCCGGGCGTTCGCGGCCGACTGCGTCACGAAGCCCGACTGCCCGCTCGGCACGAAGTCCGTCGCCGCGGCCTCCGACAACCTGAAGGCCTTCTTCCGCGCGGTCGACGCCGATCCCGTGCCGACGGGCGAGAGCCGCGCGCTGGGAGAGTCCCTGGCCACGACCGGGGTGATCGCCGCGATGTACGACGAGGGGGCCTGGCCGCAGCTGCGCGAGGCGCTGACCCGGGCGATCGGCGGCGAGGGCTCGGGCCTGCTCGCCCTGGCCGACAGCTACTACGAGCGCGAGCCGGACGGCTCGTACGCGAACCTGATGTTCGCCAACGCCGCCGTGAACTGCCTGGACCTCCCGGCGTCCTTCGCCGGCCCCGCGGACGCCGCGAAGGCGGTCCCGTCCTTCGAGAAGGCGTCCCCCGTCTTCGGCGAGGGCCTCGCCTGGGCCGCCCTGAACTGCACCTACTGGCCCACCCCCGCGACCGGCCGCCCCCACCGCATCACCGCCGACGGCGCGGCCCCGATCGTCGTCGTCGGCACGACCCGCGACCCGGCCACCCCCTACAAGTGGGCCCAGTCCCTCGCGGACCAGCTGTCCTCCGGCTCCCTGCTCACGTACGAGGGCGACGGCCACACGGCGTACGGCCGCGGCAGCGACTGCATCGACACCGCGATCAACACCTACCTGCTCGACGGCACCGTCCCGAAGGACGGCAAGCGCTGCACGTGA
- a CDS encoding TetR/AcrR family transcriptional regulator: protein MPLELLRTTPPKERADAARNRAAVLEAAARLFAEHGVEAVTMDQVAAAAGVGKGTLFRRFGDKSGLGSALLDAREQTLQEAILHGPPPLGPGAPPDERLAAFLNAYFDYLLGHLALVRMSETATPGARYRIGAYRFWHRHMAILLATTPDPDHAAHALLAPLAADHVAALLPELGEQRMRTGLLRLAHSALREPRPESRR, encoded by the coding sequence ATGCCGTTGGAGCTACTGCGGACGACGCCCCCCAAAGAACGCGCGGACGCGGCACGCAATCGGGCCGCCGTACTGGAGGCGGCGGCTCGGCTCTTCGCCGAACACGGCGTTGAGGCGGTAACCATGGATCAGGTGGCCGCGGCGGCCGGCGTCGGCAAAGGAACCCTCTTCCGCCGCTTCGGCGACAAGTCCGGACTGGGCTCAGCACTGCTGGACGCCCGCGAGCAGACGCTGCAGGAGGCGATCCTGCACGGACCGCCTCCCCTGGGCCCCGGAGCACCGCCCGATGAGCGCCTCGCCGCTTTCCTCAACGCCTACTTCGACTACCTGCTCGGGCATCTCGCCCTGGTCCGCATGTCGGAGACCGCCACTCCCGGCGCCCGATACCGGATCGGGGCCTACCGGTTCTGGCACCGCCACATGGCGATCCTGCTCGCGACCACACCCGACCCGGACCACGCCGCCCACGCCCTGCTCGCTCCGCTGGCCGCCGACCACGTGGCCGCGCTCCTGCCCGAACTCGGCGAACAGCGCATGCGAACGGGCCTCCTCCGCCTCGCCCACTCGGCGCTACGAGAACCCCGCCCCGAGAGCCGGCGCTGA
- a CDS encoding rhodanese-like domain-containing protein, whose amino-acid sequence MTALITRDELKAAIAAGAVTVVDTLGGAYYTQQHLPGALALAPADVDTQASVLLPDRDAAIVTYCSNPACSNSSQVAERLAALGYGNVRKYREGIQDWVEAGLEVEAG is encoded by the coding sequence ATGACCGCACTCATCACCCGCGACGAGCTGAAGGCTGCGATCGCAGCCGGCGCCGTGACCGTCGTCGACACGCTCGGCGGGGCCTACTACACCCAGCAGCACCTGCCCGGCGCGCTCGCCCTGGCCCCGGCCGACGTCGACACCCAGGCGTCCGTCCTGCTCCCTGACCGCGACGCCGCGATCGTCACCTACTGCTCCAACCCGGCGTGCTCCAACAGCAGTCAGGTCGCCGAGCGGCTCGCCGCCCTCGGCTACGGCAACGTGCGCAAGTACCGTGAGGGCATCCAGGACTGGGTCGAGGCCGGCCTCGAAGTCGAAGCGGGCTGA
- a CDS encoding MCE family protein, which yields MITRTVKAQLVAFATVTALGVSYVGSEYTGLADRVLDRGYTVLADFSDSGGIYTGAEVTYRGVPVGRVGELRLSGAEGVSVELLVKDGPRIPADTVAVVANRSAVGEQYVDLQPRAAKGPYLRDGSTIARHNTRVPLPTTELILSLDRLVESVDKGDLRVTVDELGQAFAGTGPHLTRLVDSGNALVESATESLPQTIALIEDSRKVLRTQAEQGSSITSFSRDLAALTAQLKASDSDLRALMDNGTTAAHEVNALLQDNRPHLPVLLGNLITGGQITLARLPGVEQALVTLPLTVAGSYTVIPGDGTTHFGLVVNADDPPPCRQGYGTRHRDPADTTDRPVNTDARCTAPRGGDTSVRGAQNVPGARGPVEIRSTGGAQSTFGKDSWQWLLVGPMA from the coding sequence GTGATCACCCGTACGGTCAAGGCCCAACTGGTCGCCTTCGCCACCGTCACCGCACTCGGGGTGTCCTACGTCGGCAGCGAGTACACCGGGCTCGCCGACCGTGTCCTGGACCGCGGCTACACCGTCCTGGCGGACTTCTCCGACTCCGGAGGCATCTACACCGGCGCGGAGGTCACCTACCGCGGGGTGCCCGTGGGCCGCGTGGGCGAGCTGCGGCTCTCCGGCGCCGAGGGCGTCTCCGTGGAACTGCTCGTCAAGGACGGTCCGCGCATCCCCGCGGACACGGTGGCCGTGGTGGCGAACCGCTCGGCGGTCGGCGAGCAGTACGTCGACCTGCAGCCGCGCGCCGCGAAAGGGCCGTATCTGCGGGACGGCAGCACCATCGCCCGCCACAACACCCGGGTCCCGCTGCCCACCACCGAGCTGATCCTCAGCCTGGACCGGCTGGTCGAGTCGGTGGACAAGGGGGACCTGCGGGTCACGGTCGACGAACTGGGCCAGGCGTTCGCCGGCACCGGACCGCATCTGACCCGTCTCGTGGACTCGGGCAACGCCCTGGTCGAGTCGGCGACCGAGTCCCTCCCGCAGACGATCGCGCTGATCGAGGACTCGCGGAAGGTCCTGCGGACCCAGGCCGAACAGGGTTCGTCGATCACCTCCTTCTCCCGCGATCTGGCGGCCCTCACCGCCCAGTTGAAGGCGAGCGACAGTGACCTGCGCGCCCTGATGGACAACGGCACCACCGCCGCCCATGAGGTGAACGCCCTCCTCCAGGACAACCGGCCCCATCTGCCCGTCCTGCTGGGCAACCTGATCACCGGCGGCCAGATCACGCTCGCCCGGCTGCCCGGCGTGGAACAGGCCCTGGTCACCCTCCCGTTGACGGTCGCGGGCAGCTACACGGTGATCCCGGGCGACGGCACGACCCACTTCGGCCTGGTCGTCAACGCCGACGACCCGCCGCCCTGCCGCCAGGGCTACGGGACCCGGCACCGCGACCCCGCCGACACCACCGACCGCCCGGTGAACACCGACGCCCGCTGCACGGCCCCGCGCGGCGGCGACACCTCGGTCCGCGGCGCCCAGAACGTCCCGGGCGCGCGCGGGCCGGTAGAGATCCGCTCGACGGGCGGAGCACAGAGCACGTTCGGAAAGGACTCCTGGCAATGGCTGCTCGTGGGACCCATGGCATGA